From Candidatus Cloacimonadota bacterium, a single genomic window includes:
- a CDS encoding tetratricopeptide repeat protein, producing the protein MRKYTIIFLSVFFTFVLYSDTSIIDSLKNKIKITTGKEQIHLLNELGKAYWGIDPEKTFEYSNQALKLSKQDNYPKGIAQSLNNIGVGHYFLGEYDAALDLFLQSLTLRENIGDKKDIVSSYNNIGIIYDDLSDYEKALEYYQKALKLYEELEDKKGIADALHNIGVSYRSLSRFNKSLECYLRALKIYEEIEDKNGISSALGNIGIIYNDLSYYDKSLEYHLACLKANEELNDKTGIALSMKNIGIVYKNLGNYKKAIEYYQQSMEVEEKLGDKSGVASSLNNMGIIYDDLKEFELALEYYLRSDSLYEEIGDKSGVAKTINNIGVVYEHLEDYDNALKYHQKSLVFFQESKHKKGIAASLKNMGSVYLKMNQYDQALESFEQSLEIVNEIQIRDLMIEIYEGLSDLYSAQNNFRKALAYYKLYSAVKDSIFTKEIIERVAGMETSFEVRNLIHEHEKEIELLQKNNEIYRLAAEKQKLVKWRLYSILLVFLAAVFIIYYRYTLKNKTARQLKEVVEERTKDLKKTNDDLLKEISERKHLETQLRITERLAGIGELAAGVAHEIRNPIAIIKSTAQYCQTNYKNLSEEKINKMMDIFTETSDRISKTVKDLVEFAKPKRDSFKKGDIITILNKIISSFESKFLSHHIIVKKDFAEDLPLVLLDEDQMYGALLNLILNAVDAMQNGGTLTLSAEKCKENLIIKISDTGVGISKENLKKIFNPFFTTKKKGTGLGLSLVHQVMDYHQSQIEIVSEIGKGSDVILKIPIQYR; encoded by the coding sequence ATGAGAAAATATACAATCATTTTTTTATCAGTTTTTTTTACCTTTGTTCTTTATTCAGATACATCTATCATCGATAGTCTTAAAAACAAGATCAAAATAACAACCGGTAAAGAGCAAATTCATCTTTTAAATGAATTGGGAAAGGCCTATTGGGGAATCGATCCTGAAAAAACATTCGAATATTCAAATCAAGCCCTGAAATTGTCTAAACAGGATAATTATCCAAAAGGAATTGCTCAATCTCTGAACAATATCGGAGTAGGTCATTATTTCCTTGGTGAATATGACGCAGCTTTGGATTTATTTCTGCAATCTTTGACCTTAAGGGAAAATATTGGAGATAAAAAGGATATCGTATCTTCATATAACAATATCGGAATCATTTACGATGATCTGAGCGATTATGAGAAAGCTCTCGAGTATTATCAAAAGGCATTGAAATTATATGAAGAACTGGAGGATAAAAAAGGAATCGCTGATGCTCTCCATAATATCGGTGTATCATATCGAAGCTTAAGCAGGTTTAATAAATCCCTCGAATGCTATCTGCGAGCTTTAAAAATTTATGAAGAAATAGAAGATAAAAACGGGATCTCAAGTGCGCTTGGAAACATCGGAATAATTTATAACGATCTTAGTTATTATGATAAATCTTTGGAGTATCATCTGGCTTGTCTTAAAGCCAATGAAGAATTAAATGATAAAACGGGAATTGCTCTTTCCATGAAAAATATCGGGATCGTCTATAAAAATCTCGGTAATTATAAGAAAGCAATCGAATATTATCAACAATCTATGGAAGTTGAAGAAAAACTTGGTGATAAAAGTGGTGTTGCCAGTTCATTAAATAATATGGGTATTATTTATGATGATCTGAAGGAATTCGAGCTGGCGTTGGAGTATTATTTACGATCCGATAGTTTATATGAAGAGATTGGTGATAAAAGTGGTGTTGCAAAAACTATTAACAACATCGGAGTTGTTTATGAACACCTGGAAGATTATGATAATGCTTTGAAATATCATCAGAAATCTCTTGTATTTTTTCAGGAATCAAAGCATAAGAAAGGTATCGCAGCTTCCCTTAAGAATATGGGTTCCGTGTATCTGAAAATGAATCAATATGATCAGGCACTTGAATCCTTTGAACAAAGTCTTGAGATCGTAAACGAAATACAAATAAGAGACTTGATGATCGAAATCTATGAAGGGCTTTCCGATCTTTATTCTGCCCAAAATAATTTTAGAAAAGCATTAGCTTATTATAAGTTGTATTCAGCTGTTAAGGATAGTATTTTTACCAAAGAAATCATTGAAAGAGTTGCCGGAATGGAAACTTCTTTTGAAGTCAGGAATCTTATTCATGAACATGAAAAAGAAATTGAACTTCTGCAGAAGAATAATGAAATATATCGGTTAGCTGCGGAAAAACAAAAGCTGGTAAAATGGCGACTATATTCGATTTTGCTGGTTTTTTTAGCTGCTGTTTTTATAATTTATTATCGTTATACGCTAAAAAATAAAACTGCCCGACAACTGAAAGAAGTTGTCGAAGAGCGGACAAAAGATCTGAAAAAAACAAACGATGACCTGCTCAAAGAAATTTCCGAAAGAAAACATTTGGAAACTCAATTAAGAATTACTGAAAGATTAGCCGGAATTGGAGAGCTTGCAGCCGGAGTTGCGCATGAGATCAGGAATCCGATTGCCATCATAAAATCAACAGCTCAATATTGTCAGACAAATTATAAGAATCTAAGCGAAGAAAAAATAAATAAAATGATGGATATCTTTACCGAAACATCAGATCGGATCAGCAAAACAGTCAAAGACCTGGTTGAATTTGCCAAACCCAAACGGGATTCCTTTAAAAAAGGTGATATTATCACAATATTGAACAAAATTATATCATCTTTTGAAAGTAAATTTCTATCTCATCACATTATTGTAAAAAAGGATTTTGCGGAAGATCTGCCATTAGTTTTGCTGGATGAAGATCAAATGTACGGTGCTTTGTTAAACCTGATTTTAAATGCCGTAGATGCTATGCAGAATGGTGGAACTTTAACTTTGTCTGCAGAGAAATGCAAAGAGAATTTGATTATAAAAATTTCTGATACCGGAGTTGGGATCTCAAAAGAAAATCTGAAAAAAATATTTAATCCTTTTTTTACGACAAAGAAAAAAGGAACCGGACTCGGCTTAAGTCTCGTCCATCAGGTTATGGATTATCATCAAAGCCAAATAGAAATTGTAAGTGAAATCGGGAAAGGTTCTGATGTTATTCTAAAAATTCCGATTCAATATAGATAA